In Clostridium sp. SY8519, one genomic interval encodes:
- a CDS encoding polysaccharide biosynthesis protein codes for MSKKKDTSFLIQGSILAIASIVSRVIGLVYRIPLTAIIGDHGNDYYSTAFEIYSLILLLSSYSLPMAVSKMVSARNARRERRNAYRVFQGALVFSAITGAIGALFIFLCAGPLTELFKTPMAVYALRVLSPTLVIVAVMAVIRGFFQGMGTMVPSAISQVIEQIVNAVVSVGAAYVLYAYGMRIAAATGSGKDYPAAFGAAGGTIGTGAGSLAGLIFVIFVYFLFRPSLRRAIRKEERRAEKQGAAPTESYRSIVKILVFTIVPVLLSTTVYNLVSIVDQGIFKNFAAFQNYDASTVSTWWGVFAGKYRVLVNVPISIASALAVSAVPTLSAAFARGERRQVQRRIGLSLRFEMVVAFPCAVGLFVLASPIQQLLFHDSSRLAAGLMMLGACSVIFYSISTLSNAVLQAIDQMRTPVINAVISLIVQVVAIFISMFVFDLKIYSVVIANIVFSLVMCILNGRAVQKHSGFRPEVMKTFVKPALAAVIMGIVTLGAYMGIHKVTGHNSIACVAAILVAMIVYSVALLLTKALTEEELKSFPKGTVIIRFAKKLHLL; via the coding sequence ATGAGTAAGAAAAAAGACACCAGTTTTCTGATCCAGGGATCCATTCTCGCGATCGCGTCGATTGTCAGCCGTGTCATCGGACTGGTATACCGAATTCCGCTGACCGCAATTATCGGCGACCACGGGAATGATTATTACAGTACGGCCTTTGAAATCTACAGCCTGATTCTTCTGTTGTCTTCCTACAGCCTGCCGATGGCGGTTTCCAAAATGGTTTCCGCGCGCAACGCGCGCCGGGAACGGCGCAATGCCTACCGGGTATTTCAGGGAGCCCTGGTTTTTTCGGCAATTACCGGAGCGATCGGCGCTTTGTTTATTTTCCTGTGTGCCGGACCGCTGACGGAACTGTTTAAGACCCCCATGGCAGTCTACGCCCTGCGGGTGCTTTCTCCGACCCTTGTTATTGTTGCAGTTATGGCCGTGATCCGTGGATTTTTCCAGGGGATGGGAACGATGGTCCCCAGCGCGATTTCTCAGGTCATCGAGCAGATTGTCAATGCGGTTGTCAGCGTCGGCGCCGCCTATGTGCTGTACGCCTACGGCATGCGGATTGCTGCTGCGACGGGCAGCGGGAAGGATTATCCGGCGGCATTTGGCGCCGCGGGCGGTACCATAGGCACCGGTGCAGGTTCCCTGGCCGGACTGATCTTTGTCATCTTTGTGTATTTCCTGTTTCGTCCCAGTCTGCGCAGAGCGATCAGGAAAGAAGAACGCAGAGCGGAAAAGCAGGGCGCAGCGCCCACCGAAAGTTACCGCAGTATCGTGAAAATCCTGGTTTTCACAATTGTTCCGGTTCTTCTAAGCACAACCGTTTACAATCTGGTTTCCATCGTTGACCAGGGTATTTTTAAAAATTTCGCGGCCTTCCAGAACTATGACGCGTCCACCGTGTCCACCTGGTGGGGCGTGTTTGCGGGAAAATATCGGGTGTTAGTCAATGTACCGATTTCCATTGCCTCCGCCCTTGCCGTCTCCGCGGTGCCTACCCTTTCCGCGGCCTTTGCACGGGGAGAGCGCAGACAGGTACAGCGACGCATCGGTCTTTCCCTCCGGTTTGAAATGGTGGTGGCATTTCCCTGCGCGGTTGGCCTGTTTGTGCTGGCTTCTCCGATTCAGCAGCTTTTGTTCCACGATTCTTCCCGCCTGGCAGCCGGTCTGATGATGCTCGGCGCCTGCAGTGTGATCTTTTATTCCATTTCCACACTGTCCAACGCGGTGCTGCAGGCCATTGACCAAATGCGCACCCCGGTGATCAATGCGGTTATTTCGCTGATCGTTCAGGTGGTGGCGATTTTTATTTCCATGTTTGTCTTTGATTTAAAGATCTACAGCGTGGTCATTGCCAATATTGTATTTTCACTTGTGATGTGCATATTAAACGGAAGAGCCGTACAGAAACATTCCGGATTCCGGCCGGAAGTGATGAAAACCTTTGTCAAACCGGCACTGGCCGCAGTCATTATGGGGATTGTCACTCTGGGCGCATATATGGGAATACACAAAGTAACCGGTCATAACAGCATCGCCTGTGTGGCTGCCATCCTGGTGGCAATGATTGTATACAGCGTTGCCCTGCTTCTGACGAAAGCACTGACCGAAGAGGAACTGAAAAGTTTCCCGAAAGGAACCGTAATTATTCGCTTTGCAAAAAAACTGCATTTGTTATAA
- a CDS encoding NAD(P)/FAD-dependent oxidoreductase, with protein MPHSKGLTAGSIMNRTEPWDVIVIGAGAAGLMASIHAAAAGASVLALDHNGQPGKKILSTGNGRCNFTNTEQGSACYHSGCPAFVLPALSYLNAADTIRFFRDVLHIHHAERGGYCYPRSLQASAVRSGLLAACSANGVSILSDTEIQSIRHSSEGFSIRSQEHTWHARTVILAAGGKAAPKSGSDGSGYRFARQLGHRITPTYPALVPLECRASWLKQTAGVRARGRVRLYSDGRMLAEDTGEIQMTKYGISGIPVFQISRFAALSLAEGKKTEAELNFLPDYSERECTALLKDAVTHADAAFDLRTRLNGLLNDKLTDMFLSRFPRGGRPEQLARSICHTRLPVTGTRDYDMAQVTCGGVDVSQIDSKTMESKRVPGLFFAGEILDVDAICGGYNLQWAWSSGALSGASAAGCARSAGSNRRGAKKRK; from the coding sequence ATGCCGCATTCCAAGGGGTTGACAGCAGGGAGTATTATGAACAGGACAGAACCATGGGATGTCATTGTGATCGGAGCAGGCGCCGCGGGCCTTATGGCTTCCATTCATGCGGCGGCAGCCGGCGCCTCTGTGCTGGCACTGGATCATAACGGACAGCCCGGTAAAAAAATTCTGAGCACCGGAAACGGACGGTGCAATTTTACGAATACAGAGCAGGGGAGCGCGTGCTATCACAGCGGCTGCCCTGCCTTTGTCTTGCCGGCCCTTTCCTATTTGAATGCCGCAGACACCATACGGTTTTTCCGGGATGTGCTGCATATTCATCATGCGGAACGCGGTGGATACTGCTATCCCCGCTCACTGCAGGCTTCCGCGGTGCGCAGCGGCCTCCTGGCTGCCTGCAGCGCGAATGGCGTCTCGATTCTGTCAGATACAGAGATTCAAAGCATCCGGCACAGTTCCGAGGGCTTTTCCATCCGCAGTCAGGAACATACCTGGCATGCCCGGACCGTGATTCTGGCAGCCGGGGGGAAGGCAGCCCCGAAATCCGGCAGTGACGGCAGCGGCTACCGATTCGCCAGACAGCTCGGTCATCGGATCACACCGACATATCCGGCGCTGGTTCCGCTGGAATGCCGGGCCTCCTGGCTGAAGCAGACCGCAGGCGTACGTGCCCGGGGCAGGGTGCGTCTGTATTCCGACGGCCGGATGCTGGCGGAGGATACCGGAGAAATCCAGATGACCAAATACGGGATTTCCGGCATTCCGGTTTTTCAGATCAGCCGCTTTGCCGCGTTATCCCTGGCGGAAGGAAAAAAAACAGAAGCAGAGCTGAATTTCCTTCCGGATTATTCGGAACGGGAGTGTACAGCACTGCTGAAAGACGCAGTTACCCATGCGGATGCAGCCTTTGACCTGCGCACCAGGCTGAACGGACTTTTAAACGATAAGCTTACGGATATGTTTCTTTCGCGGTTTCCCCGCGGCGGCCGTCCGGAACAGCTTGCCCGCAGCATCTGTCATACCAGACTGCCGGTTACCGGAACTAGGGACTATGATATGGCACAGGTTACCTGCGGCGGGGTGGATGTCTCCCAGATTGACAGCAAAACGATGGAATCGAAACGCGTTCCCGGACTCTTTTTTGCCGGAGAAATTCTGGATGTGGATGCCATCTGCGGCGGATACAACCTGCAGTGGGCCTGGTCCAGCGGCGCGTTAAGCGGGGCTTCGGCAGCCGGCTGCGCCAGGTCTGCCGGATCGAACAGGAGAGGCGCGAAGAAACGAAAATAA
- a CDS encoding FAD-dependent protein: MQNEKTIRISQIRMPVRHTAEQVIRRAIHIAGGDPKHVTGASIVRQSLDARKKDDIHYIYAVDLTIERRFQYQKRKNVTPIVPKIYDPQVTGREELSHPVTVVGSGPAGLFCAYLLAKKGYRPLLLERGPSIDQRMRDVERFWDTGELNPESNVQFGEGGAGTFSDGKLNTLVKDKYGRNRFVLETFVRYGAPESILYEAKPHIGTDRLVSCVSGMREAIRRMGGTVRFESKVTGITVQKGRLTGLTVNEKEQIPVTAAVFCIGHSARDTFAMLHQAGVPMQPKAFAVGLRIEHPQAEISCAQYGSLHAKELPPAPYKLTHQTEAGRGVYTFCMCPGGYVVNASSEPEGTAVNGMSYHGRNSANANSAVIVTVTPEDFPAEGYPLNGIRFQKDLEHRAWLLGKGSVPQQLFADFETNTASRSYGSFASCLKGQHTFANLRELLPETLNQSLIEGIHAFSHRLKGFDREDAILSGVESRTSSPVRITRNPQFESELRGFYPCGEGAGYAGGIMSSAMDGLKCAEAVMQVYLPV, from the coding sequence ATGCAGAACGAAAAAACCATCCGTATTTCTCAGATCAGAATGCCGGTCCGTCACACGGCGGAACAGGTGATTCGCAGGGCGATCCATATTGCCGGCGGTGACCCGAAGCACGTTACAGGCGCTTCGATTGTCCGACAGTCGCTGGACGCCAGAAAGAAAGACGACATTCATTATATCTATGCCGTAGATCTGACCATTGAACGCAGATTTCAGTATCAGAAGCGAAAAAATGTCACGCCCATCGTGCCGAAGATCTACGATCCGCAGGTAACCGGACGGGAAGAACTTTCCCATCCGGTCACAGTTGTGGGCAGCGGTCCGGCGGGACTGTTCTGTGCCTATCTCCTGGCAAAAAAGGGCTATCGTCCCCTTTTGCTGGAACGGGGACCCAGTATCGATCAGAGGATGCGGGATGTGGAACGTTTTTGGGATACGGGCGAACTGAATCCGGAATCCAATGTCCAGTTCGGGGAAGGCGGCGCCGGTACATTTTCTGACGGAAAGCTGAATACCCTGGTAAAAGACAAATATGGACGCAATCGGTTTGTTCTGGAGACATTTGTCCGATATGGCGCTCCGGAAAGCATTTTGTACGAAGCCAAGCCCCACATCGGAACCGATCGGCTGGTTTCCTGCGTCTCCGGTATGCGGGAGGCGATCCGCAGGATGGGCGGAACGGTGCGGTTCGAATCCAAAGTAACCGGAATTACCGTGCAGAAGGGCCGGCTTACCGGGCTGACGGTCAATGAAAAGGAACAGATTCCGGTGACTGCCGCTGTATTCTGTATCGGACACAGCGCGCGGGATACGTTTGCGATGCTGCATCAGGCAGGGGTTCCCATGCAGCCCAAGGCCTTTGCCGTCGGCCTGCGCATCGAACATCCGCAGGCAGAGATCAGCTGTGCCCAGTACGGCAGTCTCCATGCAAAGGAGCTTCCCCCTGCCCCCTATAAGCTGACCCACCAGACGGAAGCGGGCCGGGGGGTATATACTTTCTGCATGTGTCCCGGCGGATATGTGGTGAATGCCTCATCGGAACCGGAGGGAACAGCAGTAAACGGCATGAGTTATCACGGGAGAAATTCCGCGAATGCCAACAGCGCGGTGATTGTTACCGTCACCCCGGAGGATTTCCCGGCGGAAGGGTATCCCTTAAACGGGATCCGGTTTCAGAAAGACCTGGAACACAGGGCATGGCTTCTGGGAAAAGGAAGCGTTCCCCAACAGCTTTTTGCTGATTTCGAGACAAACACGGCATCCCGGTCCTACGGCTCCTTTGCCTCCTGCCTGAAGGGGCAGCATACCTTTGCCAATCTTCGGGAGCTTCTGCCGGAAACCTTGAATCAGTCCCTGATTGAGGGAATACATGCCTTCAGTCACAGGCTGAAAGGGTTTGACCGGGAGGATGCCATACTTTCCGGTGTGGAGAGCCGTACTTCCTCACCGGTGCGGATCACACGGAATCCTCAGTTTGAAAGCGAACTGCGCGGATTTTATCCCTGCGGCGAGGGTGCCGGCTATGCCGGTGGAATTATGTCTTCTGCCATGGACGGATTAAAATGCGCAGAGGCAGTGATGCAGGTTTACCTGCCGGTATAG
- the mutS gene encoding DNA mismatch repair protein MutS, protein MMRVYLETKQQYSDCILFYRLGDFYEMFFEDAELVSRELELTLTGKSCGLEERAPMCGIPYHAYEGYLNKLVAAGHKVAICEQVEDPKTAKGLVKREVIRVVTPGTNLNPGALDESKNNYIMCIVYTDGRYGISVADITTADYLVTEVDTERRLLDEISKYMPSEIICNESFYMSGVDLEDLSFRLGIQLNALDSWYFSNDTTREILKEHFHVATLDGLGLGDYSCGVTAAGSLLKYLYETQKNGMTQLTKIEPYSTGRYMVIDSSTRRNLELTETLREKNKRGSLLWVLDKTKTAMGARTLRSYIEQPLIDRKEINQRLDAVEELKKNMIGREELREYLNPIYDLERLISRIVYQNANPRDLIAFRNSIAMLPPIREILKDFSCELLQQINQRMDDLSDLFSLIQASITEDPPVSVREAGIIREGYSEEADRLRSARSDGRSWLARIEQEEKEKTGIRNLRIKYNKVFGYYLEVTNSYRDLVPDYFIRKQTLTNAERYITPELKELEETILGASDKLNALEYDLFCEIRSKIAGQVVRIQQTARAVAELDVFVSLAQVADSNGYVRPKINEKGSIRITEGRHPVVERMIRNDMFIPNDMTLDNHSNRIAIITGPNMAGKSTYMRQNALIVLMAQIGSFVPAKSASIGIVDRIFTRVGASDDLASGQSTFMVEMTEVANILRNATASSLLILDEIGRGTSTIDGLGIAWAVVEYISNPKLLGAKTLFATHYHELTELEGKLDAVHNYCVAVREKGDDIVFLRKIVPGGTDRSYGIQVAKIAGVPDPVIRRAKEICEELEKSGLQNIAASLHADDSLDKITQKVPSEMELSQISLFDTVKNDDIIEELKNINISTLTPLDALNRLNELQSKVKNRW, encoded by the coding sequence ATGATGCGGGTTTATCTGGAAACCAAACAGCAGTACAGTGACTGCATTCTTTTTTACCGGCTCGGTGATTTTTATGAAATGTTTTTCGAGGACGCGGAACTGGTGTCCAGGGAACTGGAGCTGACTCTGACGGGCAAATCCTGCGGTCTGGAAGAACGGGCGCCCATGTGCGGAATTCCCTACCATGCCTATGAAGGGTATCTGAACAAGCTGGTTGCCGCAGGACACAAAGTGGCCATCTGCGAACAGGTGGAAGATCCGAAAACTGCCAAAGGCCTGGTGAAAAGAGAAGTGATCCGTGTGGTGACCCCCGGTACGAATCTGAACCCGGGCGCACTGGATGAATCAAAAAACAATTATATTATGTGTATCGTCTACACCGACGGGCGGTACGGAATTTCTGTCGCGGATATTACAACCGCGGACTATCTGGTTACGGAAGTGGACACAGAGCGCAGACTTCTGGATGAAATCAGCAAATACATGCCTTCGGAAATCATATGCAATGAATCGTTTTATATGAGCGGTGTTGATCTGGAGGATCTGAGCTTTCGCCTCGGAATTCAGCTGAACGCACTGGATTCCTGGTATTTTTCCAACGACACCACCAGAGAGATCCTGAAAGAGCATTTTCATGTGGCTACCCTGGACGGACTGGGGCTTGGAGACTACAGCTGCGGTGTGACGGCTGCCGGTTCCCTGCTGAAATATCTGTATGAAACCCAGAAAAACGGCATGACACAGCTGACCAAAATCGAGCCGTATTCCACCGGCCGGTACATGGTGATCGACAGCTCCACCCGGCGGAATCTGGAACTGACCGAGACGCTGCGGGAAAAAAACAAACGGGGCTCCCTCCTGTGGGTTTTGGATAAAACAAAAACCGCCATGGGCGCCCGGACACTGCGTTCCTATATTGAGCAGCCCTTGATTGACCGAAAGGAAATCAATCAGAGGCTGGACGCGGTGGAGGAACTGAAAAAAAATATGATCGGACGGGAAGAACTCCGGGAATACCTGAATCCGATTTATGATCTGGAACGCCTGATCAGCCGGATTGTCTACCAGAACGCAAATCCCAGGGATTTGATCGCCTTTCGGAATTCCATTGCCATGCTGCCGCCGATTAGGGAGATTCTGAAAGATTTTTCCTGTGAGCTGCTGCAGCAGATCAATCAGCGGATGGATGACCTTTCGGATCTCTTTTCCCTGATTCAGGCATCCATTACGGAAGATCCGCCGGTTTCCGTCCGGGAGGCCGGCATCATCCGGGAAGGGTACAGTGAAGAGGCGGACCGTCTTCGTTCAGCCCGCAGTGACGGCAGAAGCTGGCTTGCCCGCATTGAGCAGGAGGAAAAAGAGAAAACCGGGATCAGGAATCTCCGGATCAAATACAACAAAGTCTTCGGCTATTATCTGGAAGTCACCAATTCCTACCGGGATCTTGTTCCGGATTATTTTATCCGCAAGCAGACCCTTACCAACGCGGAACGTTATATTACCCCGGAATTAAAGGAACTGGAAGAGACCATTCTCGGCGCGTCGGATAAATTAAATGCACTGGAGTATGATCTGTTCTGTGAAATCCGTTCGAAAATCGCCGGACAGGTGGTGCGGATCCAGCAGACAGCCCGGGCAGTGGCGGAACTGGATGTCTTTGTTTCGCTGGCGCAGGTGGCAGACAGTAACGGGTATGTGCGCCCGAAGATCAATGAAAAGGGCAGTATCCGCATTACCGAGGGGCGCCATCCGGTTGTGGAACGGATGATTCGCAATGACATGTTTATCCCCAATGACATGACACTGGATAATCACAGCAACCGAATCGCCATTATAACCGGACCGAATATGGCGGGCAAGTCCACGTATATGCGGCAGAATGCCCTGATTGTGCTGATGGCGCAGATCGGAAGCTTTGTTCCTGCCAAATCCGCCTCCATCGGTATTGTGGACCGAATCTTTACCCGTGTGGGCGCGTCGGATGACCTTGCTTCCGGTCAGAGTACCTTTATGGTGGAAATGACAGAAGTCGCGAATATCCTCCGCAACGCCACCGCCTCCAGCCTTCTGATCCTGGATGAAATCGGCCGGGGTACCAGCACCATTGACGGCCTCGGCATCGCCTGGGCTGTGGTGGAGTACATCAGCAATCCGAAACTGCTGGGCGCAAAGACACTGTTTGCCACCCATTACCATGAGCTGACCGAACTGGAAGGAAAACTGGATGCCGTACACAATTACTGTGTCGCTGTGCGGGAAAAAGGGGATGATATTGTTTTCCTGCGAAAGATTGTCCCGGGCGGCACGGACCGCAGTTACGGAATTCAGGTGGCGAAAATTGCCGGGGTACCGGATCCTGTGATCCGGCGTGCGAAGGAGATCTGTGAAGAGCTTGAAAAATCCGGGCTGCAGAATATTGCCGCCAGTCTGCACGCAGACGATTCCCTGGATAAAATCACACAGAAAGTGCCGAGCGAAATGGAACTGTCACAGATTTCCCTGTTTGACACGGTGAAAAATGATGATATCATTGAGGAATTAAAGAACATCAATATCAGCACACTGACGCCGCTGGATGCGTTAAACCGGCTGAACGAACTGCAGAGTAAAGTAAAGAACCGCTGGTAG
- the mutL gene encoding DNA mismatch repair endonuclease MutL, with the protein MPQIELLDQQTIDKIAAGEVVDRPSSVVKELVENAIDAGATAVTIEIQDGGSSMIRITDNGCGIEKEQISLAFCRHSTSKIRQAADLMEIHSLGFRGEALSSIAAVSQVELITKPTRQLIGCRYRIEGGQEKQLEEIGAPNGTTVFVRNLFYNTPARRKFLKTAKTEGGYVASLVEQLAFSHPEIAFKFLMNGRMKLHTSGNGELKDIIYQIYGRSIAGNLLPLSGTFEHFSVSGYIGKPLISRGNRNFETYFVNGRYIRSKLLAKAIEDGYHGFLMQHKFPLTVLHLSIDGRMVDVNVHPNKMEMRISGQEEIYRQISELVHHTLQQQELIPEVLPGGRDMPQDSRTAGASGAGTPAEEDTGTGTSAAEVLGADTSAAGNPETGTAAVKASGTGTSSAECPGTDLSASEKPREAERPRASAASPAHPGDTAPEPFEAHRLEQIRQSVAKDSPYEKKYEYHQETLKLGEGAGGEKLLSRQARPNYRILGQLFETYWLLEYNDHLYIVDQHAAHEKVLYERTMQAFQTRQFYAQLISPPMILDLTIQEQELMDRFHGYFEEMGFELEPFGDGAWAVRGIPANLFQLNGKELFLALIDELSDLPDSEAPAVVREKIASMSCKAAVKGNQNLSRPEAEKLLDELLTLENPYFCPHGRPVIISMSHYEIDKKFKRIL; encoded by the coding sequence ATGCCGCAGATTGAACTGCTGGATCAGCAGACCATAGACAAAATTGCCGCCGGAGAAGTCGTAGACCGTCCTTCCTCCGTTGTAAAAGAACTGGTGGAAAATGCCATCGACGCGGGGGCTACGGCCGTCACAATTGAAATTCAGGACGGCGGCAGCTCAATGATCCGCATTACCGATAACGGGTGCGGAATCGAAAAGGAACAGATTTCCCTGGCCTTCTGTCGGCATTCGACCAGCAAAATCCGTCAGGCAGCGGATCTTATGGAAATCCATTCCCTGGGATTTCGCGGCGAGGCGCTGTCCAGCATTGCCGCGGTTTCCCAAGTGGAACTGATCACAAAGCCGACCCGGCAGCTGATCGGCTGCCGCTACCGCATCGAAGGCGGTCAGGAAAAACAGCTGGAGGAAATCGGTGCACCCAATGGAACAACGGTTTTTGTGCGCAATCTGTTTTACAACACACCGGCCCGCAGAAAATTTTTAAAAACCGCGAAGACAGAGGGCGGCTATGTGGCTTCCCTGGTGGAGCAGCTGGCATTTTCCCATCCGGAAATTGCCTTTAAGTTTCTGATGAACGGGCGGATGAAGCTTCACACATCCGGAAACGGAGAATTAAAAGACATTATTTATCAGATCTACGGCCGCTCCATTGCCGGCAATCTGCTTCCGCTCAGCGGAACCTTTGAGCATTTTTCTGTTTCCGGTTATATCGGAAAGCCGCTGATCAGCCGGGGAAACAGAAATTTTGAAACATACTTTGTAAACGGCAGGTACATCAGGAGCAAGCTTCTGGCAAAGGCGATCGAAGACGGATATCACGGGTTCCTGATGCAGCATAAATTTCCCCTGACGGTCCTGCATCTTTCGATTGACGGCCGTATGGTAGATGTCAATGTGCACCCGAACAAGATGGAAATGCGGATTTCCGGTCAGGAGGAAATCTACCGGCAGATTTCGGAACTGGTGCACCATACGCTGCAGCAGCAGGAACTGATACCGGAAGTCCTGCCGGGAGGCAGGGATATGCCGCAGGACAGCCGCACGGCAGGAGCCTCCGGCGCCGGTACACCAGCGGAAGAAGACACAGGAACCGGTACATCTGCGGCAGAAGTCTTAGGAGCTGACACGTCTGCTGCAGGGAATCCAGAAACCGGCACGGCTGCGGTAAAAGCCTCCGGTACCGGAACATCTTCGGCAGAATGCCCTGGAACCGACCTTTCTGCATCCGAAAAGCCCCGGGAAGCAGAAAGACCACGGGCATCGGCGGCTTCCCCGGCACATCCCGGGGATACGGCTCCAGAGCCCTTTGAAGCGCACCGCCTGGAACAGATCCGCCAGTCGGTGGCAAAGGACAGCCCCTATGAAAAAAAATACGAGTATCATCAGGAAACGCTGAAGCTTGGGGAAGGAGCAGGCGGAGAAAAACTGCTTTCCAGACAGGCCCGGCCGAACTACCGGATTCTGGGGCAGCTTTTTGAAACATACTGGCTGCTGGAGTACAACGACCACCTGTATATTGTGGATCAGCATGCCGCCCATGAAAAAGTCCTGTATGAACGGACCATGCAGGCGTTTCAGACCAGACAGTTTTACGCCCAGCTGATCAGTCCGCCGATGATTCTGGACCTGACCATACAGGAACAGGAGCTCATGGATCGTTTTCACGGCTATTTTGAAGAAATGGGCTTCGAACTGGAGCCTTTCGGCGACGGGGCCTGGGCTGTCCGCGGGATCCCGGCCAACTTATTTCAGCTGAACGGGAAGGAACTGTTTCTGGCATTGATCGATGAACTGTCCGATCTGCCGGACAGTGAGGCCCCAGCGGTGGTTCGCGAAAAAATCGCTTCCATGTCCTGCAAGGCCGCGGTAAAAGGCAATCAAAATCTGTCCCGTCCGGAAGCGGAAAAATTACTGGATGAGCTCCTGACGCTTGAAAATCCGTATTTCTGTCCCCATGGACGGCCGGTGATCATCTCCATGTCACACTATGAAATTGACAAAAAGTTTAAGCGAATTTTATAA
- the miaA gene encoding tRNA (adenosine(37)-N6)-dimethylallyltransferase MiaA encodes MIELNPVSSQIIQPDKIPLLILAGPTAVGKTSLSIRLAQALHGSVVSADSMQVYRGMDIGTAKITEEEKQGIPHYLIDVLDPSEEFNVVLFQKMAKDAIRRIRASGRLPILTGGTGFYIQALLYDIDFTSQEEDRGFREAMEQKARDEGPHALHEMLRQVDPVSAEKIHANNIKRTIRALEFYRSTGRPISEHNAEERQKESPYDYCYFVLTDDREKLYQRIEDRIDQMMEKGLLREVETLMKQGVPRTSTAMQGLGYKELYACLSGECSLEEAVRLLKRDTRHFAKRQLTWFRREKQVIWINRQNYQEDEDRILQTIKTRWENRSE; translated from the coding sequence ATGATAGAATTAAACCCTGTCAGCAGTCAGATCATTCAGCCGGATAAAATACCGCTGCTGATTCTGGCCGGACCGACAGCAGTTGGAAAAACCAGCCTGTCCATTCGTCTGGCCCAGGCCCTTCACGGATCCGTTGTTTCCGCGGATTCCATGCAGGTCTACCGCGGAATGGATATTGGCACAGCCAAGATTACAGAAGAAGAGAAACAGGGGATTCCCCATTATCTGATTGACGTGCTGGATCCTTCGGAAGAATTTAATGTGGTGCTTTTCCAGAAGATGGCAAAGGATGCCATCCGCCGGATCCGCGCTTCCGGCAGGCTGCCGATTCTTACAGGAGGGACAGGATTTTATATTCAGGCGCTGCTCTATGATATTGATTTTACCAGCCAGGAGGAAGACAGGGGCTTCCGGGAAGCGATGGAGCAGAAGGCCAGAGACGAGGGGCCCCATGCCCTTCATGAAATGCTTCGGCAGGTGGATCCTGTTTCCGCTGAAAAGATTCACGCAAACAACATCAAACGCACGATCCGTGCCCTCGAATTTTACCGGAGTACCGGCAGGCCCATTTCCGAACACAATGCAGAGGAACGGCAGAAAGAATCTCCATATGATTACTGCTATTTTGTACTGACGGATGACCGTGAAAAACTGTATCAGAGAATCGAAGACCGGATTGATCAGATGATGGAAAAAGGCCTGCTTCGGGAGGTGGAGACCCTGATGAAACAGGGAGTACCGAGAACTTCCACCGCGATGCAGGGACTTGGCTACAAAGAACTGTATGCCTGCCTGTCCGGAGAATGTTCCCTGGAGGAAGCAGTCCGTCTGCTGAAACGGGATACCAGACATTTCGCCAAACGGCAGCTGACATGGTTCCGGCGGGAAAAACAGGTGATCTGGATCAACCGTCAGAATTATCAGGAAGACGAGGACAGGATCCTTCAAACAATAAAGACCCGATGGGAGAACAGAAGTGAATGA